In Rhinolophus ferrumequinum isolate MPI-CBG mRhiFer1 chromosome 18, mRhiFer1_v1.p, whole genome shotgun sequence, a genomic segment contains:
- the SLC18A1 gene encoding chromaffin granule amine transporter isoform X1: MLRTVLDAPRRWLQEGRESRKLVLVVVFVALLLDNMLLTVVVPIVPTFLYATELKEVNTLYLSPVTTSQHALTSPAFSTIFSFFDNNTMAIEESAPRGTAWTNGTSSTISPPVTGAISAHKNNCLQDTEFLEEENIRVGVLFASKALMQLLVNPFVGPLTNRIGYHIPMFAGFVIMFLSTVMFAFSGTYTLLFVARTLQGIGSSFSSVAGLGMLANIYTDDDERGRAMGIALGGLALGLLVGAPFGSVMYEFVGKSSPFLILAFLALLDGALQLCILQPSKFSPESAKGTPLLTLLKDPYILVAAGSLCFANMGVAMLEPTLPIWMMRTMCSPEWQLGLAFLPASVSYLIGTNLFGVLANKMGRWLCSLIGMVVVGTSLLCVPLAHNIFGLIGPNAGLGFAIGMVDSSMMPVMGHLVDLRHSSVYGSVYAIADVAFCLGFAVGPSTGGAIVHAIGFPWLMVIIGVVNITYAPLCYYLRSPPAKEEKLAILGQDCPMETRMHAVQKSRRAFPLGEDSDEEPGSEE; the protein is encoded by the exons ATGCTCAGGACGGTTTTGGACGCCCCTCGGCGGTGGCTGCAGGAGGGGAGAGAGTCCCGGAAGCTGGTGCTGGTAGTGGTGTTTGTGGCGCTGCTCCTGGACAACATGCTGCTTACTGTGGTGG TGCCCATTGTGCCCACCTTTCTATATGCCACAGAACTTAAAGAAGTCAACACTTTGTACCTCAGCCCGGTCACAACTTCCCAGCATGCCCTCACTTCTCCTGCCTTTTCCACCATCTTCTCCTTCTTTGATAACAACACCATGGCTATTGAAGAAAGTGCGCCCCGTGGCACAGCATGGACAAATGGCACTTCTAGTACCATCAGCCCTCCAGTCACTGGAGCCATCTCAGCCCATAAAAACAACTGTCTGCAAGACACAGAATTCTTGGAGGAAGAGAACATACGGGTCGGCGTTCTGTTTGCTTCAAAGGCTCTGATGCAACTTCTGGTCAACCCATTCGTGGGGCCTCTCACCAACAG GATTGGATATCACATTCCCATGTTTGCTGGCTTTGTTATCATGTTTCTCTCCACAGTTA TGTTTGCTTTTTCTGGTACCTATACTCTGCTGTTTGTGGCTCGAACCCTTCAAGGCATTGGATCTTCATTTTCATCGGTTGCAG GTCTGGGGATGCTGGCAAACATCTACACCGATGACGACGAGAGAGGCCGTGCCATGGGAATTGCCTTGGGGGGCCTGGCGCTGGGCCTGCTGG TGGGAGCTCCCTTCGGAAGTGTGATGTATGAGTTTGTTGGGAAGTCTTCACCCTTCCTCATCTTGGCCTTCTTGGCCCTACTGGATGGAG CACTCCAGctttgtatcctacaaccttCCAAATTCTCTCCTGAG AGTGCCAAGGGGACTCCGCTCCTTACACTTCTCAAAGACCCTTATATCCTGGTGGCTGCAG GCTCCCTCTGCTTTGCCAACATGGGAGTGGCCATGCTGGAACCCACACTGCCCATCTGGATGATGCGGACCATGTGCTCCCCTGAGTGGCAGCTGG GCCTAGCTTTCCTGCCTGCCAGCGTGTCCTATCTCATTGGCACCAACCTCTTTGGTGTGTTGGCCAACAAGATGGGTCG GTggctgtgctccctgattggcaTGGTGGTAGTCGGTACCAGCTTGCTTTGT GTTCCTCTGGCTCATAATATTTTTGGCCTCATTGGCCCCAATGCAGGGCTTGGCTTTGCCATAG GCATGGTGGATTCCTCCATGATGCCCGTCATGGGACACCTGGTGGACCTGCGCCACAGCTCCGTGTATGGGAGTGTCTATGCCATCGCCGATGTGGCTTTTTGCCTGGGCTTTGCTGTAG GCCCATCCACCGGGGGTGCCATTGTGCATGCCATCGGCTTCCCCTGGCTCATGGTCATCATCGGGGTCGTAAACATCACCTATGCCCCTCTCTGCTACTACCTGAGGAGCCCCCCAGCCAAGGAGGAGAAGCTT GCAATCCTGGGCCAGGACTGCCCCATGGAGACCCGGATGCATGCAGTCCAGAAGTCCAGGAG
- the SLC18A1 gene encoding chromaffin granule amine transporter isoform X2, giving the protein MLRTVLDAPRRWLQEGRESRKLVLVVVFVALLLDNMLLTVVVPIVPTFLYATELKEVNTLYLSPVTTSQHALTSPAFSTIFSFFDNNTMAIEESAPRGTAWTNGTSSTISPPVTGAISAHKNNCLQDTEFLEEENIRVGVLFASKALMQLLVNPFVGPLTNRIGYHIPMFAGFVIMFLSTVMFAFSGTYTLLFVARTLQGIGSSFSSVAGLGMLANIYTDDDERGRAMGIALGGLALGLLVGAPFGSVMYEFVGKSSPFLILAFLALLDGALQLCILQPSKFSPESAKGTPLLTLLKDPYILVAAGLAFLPASVSYLIGTNLFGVLANKMGRWLCSLIGMVVVGTSLLCVPLAHNIFGLIGPNAGLGFAIGMVDSSMMPVMGHLVDLRHSSVYGSVYAIADVAFCLGFAVGPSTGGAIVHAIGFPWLMVIIGVVNITYAPLCYYLRSPPAKEEKLAILGQDCPMETRMHAVQKSRRAFPLGEDSDEEPGSEE; this is encoded by the exons ATGCTCAGGACGGTTTTGGACGCCCCTCGGCGGTGGCTGCAGGAGGGGAGAGAGTCCCGGAAGCTGGTGCTGGTAGTGGTGTTTGTGGCGCTGCTCCTGGACAACATGCTGCTTACTGTGGTGG TGCCCATTGTGCCCACCTTTCTATATGCCACAGAACTTAAAGAAGTCAACACTTTGTACCTCAGCCCGGTCACAACTTCCCAGCATGCCCTCACTTCTCCTGCCTTTTCCACCATCTTCTCCTTCTTTGATAACAACACCATGGCTATTGAAGAAAGTGCGCCCCGTGGCACAGCATGGACAAATGGCACTTCTAGTACCATCAGCCCTCCAGTCACTGGAGCCATCTCAGCCCATAAAAACAACTGTCTGCAAGACACAGAATTCTTGGAGGAAGAGAACATACGGGTCGGCGTTCTGTTTGCTTCAAAGGCTCTGATGCAACTTCTGGTCAACCCATTCGTGGGGCCTCTCACCAACAG GATTGGATATCACATTCCCATGTTTGCTGGCTTTGTTATCATGTTTCTCTCCACAGTTA TGTTTGCTTTTTCTGGTACCTATACTCTGCTGTTTGTGGCTCGAACCCTTCAAGGCATTGGATCTTCATTTTCATCGGTTGCAG GTCTGGGGATGCTGGCAAACATCTACACCGATGACGACGAGAGAGGCCGTGCCATGGGAATTGCCTTGGGGGGCCTGGCGCTGGGCCTGCTGG TGGGAGCTCCCTTCGGAAGTGTGATGTATGAGTTTGTTGGGAAGTCTTCACCCTTCCTCATCTTGGCCTTCTTGGCCCTACTGGATGGAG CACTCCAGctttgtatcctacaaccttCCAAATTCTCTCCTGAG AGTGCCAAGGGGACTCCGCTCCTTACACTTCTCAAAGACCCTTATATCCTGGTGGCTGCAG GCCTAGCTTTCCTGCCTGCCAGCGTGTCCTATCTCATTGGCACCAACCTCTTTGGTGTGTTGGCCAACAAGATGGGTCG GTggctgtgctccctgattggcaTGGTGGTAGTCGGTACCAGCTTGCTTTGT GTTCCTCTGGCTCATAATATTTTTGGCCTCATTGGCCCCAATGCAGGGCTTGGCTTTGCCATAG GCATGGTGGATTCCTCCATGATGCCCGTCATGGGACACCTGGTGGACCTGCGCCACAGCTCCGTGTATGGGAGTGTCTATGCCATCGCCGATGTGGCTTTTTGCCTGGGCTTTGCTGTAG GCCCATCCACCGGGGGTGCCATTGTGCATGCCATCGGCTTCCCCTGGCTCATGGTCATCATCGGGGTCGTAAACATCACCTATGCCCCTCTCTGCTACTACCTGAGGAGCCCCCCAGCCAAGGAGGAGAAGCTT GCAATCCTGGGCCAGGACTGCCCCATGGAGACCCGGATGCATGCAGTCCAGAAGTCCAGGAG
- the SLC18A1 gene encoding chromaffin granule amine transporter isoform X3, with translation MLRTVLDAPRRWLQEGRESRKLVLVVVFVALLLDNMLLTVVVPIVPTFLYATELKEVNTLYLSPVTTSQHALTSPAFSTIFSFFDNNTMAIEESAPRGTAWTNGTSSTISPPVTGAISAHKNNCLQDTEFLEEENIRVGVLFASKALMQLLVNPFVGPLTNRIGYHIPMFAGFVIMFLSTVMGAPFGSVMYEFVGKSSPFLILAFLALLDGALQLCILQPSKFSPESAKGTPLLTLLKDPYILVAAGSLCFANMGVAMLEPTLPIWMMRTMCSPEWQLGLAFLPASVSYLIGTNLFGVLANKMGRWLCSLIGMVVVGTSLLCVPLAHNIFGLIGPNAGLGFAIGMVDSSMMPVMGHLVDLRHSSVYGSVYAIADVAFCLGFAVGPSTGGAIVHAIGFPWLMVIIGVVNITYAPLCYYLRSPPAKEEKLAILGQDCPMETRMHAVQKSRRAFPLGEDSDEEPGSEE, from the exons ATGCTCAGGACGGTTTTGGACGCCCCTCGGCGGTGGCTGCAGGAGGGGAGAGAGTCCCGGAAGCTGGTGCTGGTAGTGGTGTTTGTGGCGCTGCTCCTGGACAACATGCTGCTTACTGTGGTGG TGCCCATTGTGCCCACCTTTCTATATGCCACAGAACTTAAAGAAGTCAACACTTTGTACCTCAGCCCGGTCACAACTTCCCAGCATGCCCTCACTTCTCCTGCCTTTTCCACCATCTTCTCCTTCTTTGATAACAACACCATGGCTATTGAAGAAAGTGCGCCCCGTGGCACAGCATGGACAAATGGCACTTCTAGTACCATCAGCCCTCCAGTCACTGGAGCCATCTCAGCCCATAAAAACAACTGTCTGCAAGACACAGAATTCTTGGAGGAAGAGAACATACGGGTCGGCGTTCTGTTTGCTTCAAAGGCTCTGATGCAACTTCTGGTCAACCCATTCGTGGGGCCTCTCACCAACAG GATTGGATATCACATTCCCATGTTTGCTGGCTTTGTTATCATGTTTCTCTCCACAGTTA TGGGAGCTCCCTTCGGAAGTGTGATGTATGAGTTTGTTGGGAAGTCTTCACCCTTCCTCATCTTGGCCTTCTTGGCCCTACTGGATGGAG CACTCCAGctttgtatcctacaaccttCCAAATTCTCTCCTGAG AGTGCCAAGGGGACTCCGCTCCTTACACTTCTCAAAGACCCTTATATCCTGGTGGCTGCAG GCTCCCTCTGCTTTGCCAACATGGGAGTGGCCATGCTGGAACCCACACTGCCCATCTGGATGATGCGGACCATGTGCTCCCCTGAGTGGCAGCTGG GCCTAGCTTTCCTGCCTGCCAGCGTGTCCTATCTCATTGGCACCAACCTCTTTGGTGTGTTGGCCAACAAGATGGGTCG GTggctgtgctccctgattggcaTGGTGGTAGTCGGTACCAGCTTGCTTTGT GTTCCTCTGGCTCATAATATTTTTGGCCTCATTGGCCCCAATGCAGGGCTTGGCTTTGCCATAG GCATGGTGGATTCCTCCATGATGCCCGTCATGGGACACCTGGTGGACCTGCGCCACAGCTCCGTGTATGGGAGTGTCTATGCCATCGCCGATGTGGCTTTTTGCCTGGGCTTTGCTGTAG GCCCATCCACCGGGGGTGCCATTGTGCATGCCATCGGCTTCCCCTGGCTCATGGTCATCATCGGGGTCGTAAACATCACCTATGCCCCTCTCTGCTACTACCTGAGGAGCCCCCCAGCCAAGGAGGAGAAGCTT GCAATCCTGGGCCAGGACTGCCCCATGGAGACCCGGATGCATGCAGTCCAGAAGTCCAGGAG